CCGGTCATGCAGTTTGAAGATTAGAAAAGGACACACAGTTGTTAAAAGCAGTAGAAGCAGTCGTGACGAATATACATATAGAACGACATTGTAAACAAACAGGACATATAGATAGCAGCAAGAAGAGggaatacatacacatgctgaTATCTGTATGTATTAATTATCCATTGTTCTAATTAATCTATAAGTGTTTAGTTGTCTGATGTGAATTGTAATTAAATTCCACTCTCTTGAACCTCTGGCAGACCAGGCTGAGCGGCTAAAGGCACTTTTCCACAACAAAGTAGTGCAATCTCCTTTTTTAGACCCCCTAGGAACTATGTCTTTATTGTGTTGATTCTATCTATTataacactaaataataattttccAAAATCTAATTCACTGTATTGTCACTAACTGATAAAGGGACTGATTTAAGTCACACCTCTACAGCAGCGCCCTCTGCTGGAAGCATTCATACATACCGGTATTCATTCTCTTTCTTTTGCAAACTGAGGATAGACCTTCACAAATCACTTGGGACAACAGTGTATGTAGTCACACAGTTCTTGTTGTTTTGTCTGAGTGTAATTTTGTCGTTTCTCTGTAGTACCTGTTTGATAACGGGCGTATGGAGAACATATTCAGCGATCTGATCTACAACAAGTTCTCCACAAAGTTCAACAAGATCCTGAAAGGTTTCAAACCTTCAATATCAGCCAGCGGTGAGtcaccatgtctttttttttctgcctctgATCACCTCAGGTTGACCAGATTTATAACaggtctctctccctctctctgcaggtTATATCCATTCCCGTGTGGAGGAGGAGTTTCTCTGGGACTGTAAACAGTTGGGGGCGTACTCCCCCATCGTCCTCCTCAACACTCTCCTTTTCTTCTGCTGCAAGTACTTTGGCTTCACCACGGTGGAGCAGCACCGCCAGCTGTCCTTTGCACGCGTCATGCGCTGCACCAAAACCAACCAGAACAACACCAAGACCAGCTTCCTGCGGTTCTACTCGCCAATATCCATAAACAAGGCAAAGCCAGGTACCAGTATGGCTGAGGGTCAAAGTGATGTACCtgattatattttaataatattaatttaacATATAAAAGTACTTAAACTTATTCAAATTGGATTATTTCAGAGACATTTTGTTCAGCTGCGGTATATGAAAGTTTGATATTTTAGTTTTAGGCCTATTTCACTGCATATTAAATGATAGAAGCAGGGAGTgttaaaaaagtgtgtgtgtgtgtgtgtgtgtgtgtgtgtgtgtgtgtgtgttcatcagaTGTAGACGGCGTACCAGCTAAGAAGCGCAAGAAAAATGAGAGTAAAGAGGATCTCCTGGAGATGATGGAGAACACCGAGAACCCTCTCCGCTGTCCAGTCAGACTTTACGAGTTCTACCTTTCCAAGTGGTACGTAGCTAAAAAATGTTATGCATTTTAGTTTAGTCGTGTTATTGACTTTTTGTCCACTGTACTACTTTCCCTCCCTCCTGCTGATGAGATGTTATGATTTAAGATATGAGCAGTATGGGATTTTGAGGcatgttaacatttttatttgaactTTTAGATTGTGCCGATACTCAATGTTTAACCTGCAGTAACTGATTTTATAATAACTGACCTCTTTCACATGCATGTAGTTATTTGACCCGTTGTTTAGTTAAAAATATTGATCATACCAGCTTAAGATGACAATATTTATGTGAACAAGGTGTCCTTTTTTTAACGGTGTGTTGCAGTTCTGTCGTCGGTCTTTAGTGCCTTGttttttgtaaagcactttttaacatgctttttgaaatgttgtaataaaataatttataaacattagttaaaatgaaaagaaaataaacttagATCAAGTGAAAATTGCACCCAGATATTTTCGGGGAAAGAGTGTAATATCAATTTATCCAAGTTAACTCGATCATCTTTCGGAGCTTTAGGTAGCTATCATCAGCCTCAAAGTTTGTACGATACCACACGGAGTACATCCAGGAAGACAAGttaacacataaaaacacagtgTACTGTAAAATAATTATGAGCTTGTTGTTACatgtttatgttctgttttgtCTCCTCCATCCAGCTCAGAGTCGCTGAGGCAGCGCACCGACTCGTTTTACCTTTCTCCAGATGGCCGTTGTGTTCCCAACAGCCCTCTGTGGTTCTCCTCCACCCCTCTGGACGACAGCACCATGGAGGCCATGCTTGTACGAATCCTCGCCGTCCGAGAGCTGCAGGGGGGAGATAGAAGAGGTGTGGACCAGCAGGGGGAAGATGACACACGGTTCAAACCTGACGAGGAGGATTTGGAATGATGAAGGGCAGTTGGAGCACtaattccctttttttttttttttttaagtttttggagATCCGTGTTTAAATTTGGACATTTGCGATTGTATAAAAACCAAAGACAAATACATTCCATCAAACAGAAACTTTACAACCAGCCTGTATTTCAAACCATTTCAAACATTTTGACTTGGAACTGTTACTGTTGCACAGTTGAGCTGCTGTTTCAGGGGTCTTGGCTTAGACTATCTTAAACTAACTGTCAGACTTCAGATAGATGTCTGAATTAATCTGTTGCACAAAGCTGCCCGGttcttcactttttttattactgAAAAACTTGGTTGATCATGTGACTGCATCAAACTGCTCAGCTCCCTTCATTTCAGCAGCTTTCTGGAAGAATTCAACAGCTACAAGGACGTTTTACTGGGAAAATTCAGCAAAGAGTGCAAAAACATACAATCTTAGCTTCAGTACTTCTGCTAACACTTTCCCGTCTCATTACTCGCTCCACAACATTATTACCAACCCTCAAATTCTGAGCCAGCCACTGATGTCTTTTAACTttaagagagaaaagaagaaaaagtttACATTAACTGCTGATTCATACAGTTCGCCGACTCTTTGCGTTTGTATCTCTGGAGTCAGTTGAATGTTGCTTTCAGCTGTGACTCGGGATTTAGTTATCTTTCATTTTCAATAAATACagatttttgaaaagtaatccTTGTTTTACCTAACTTGGTATTACCTCGCTATTATGCATATGTCCAAAATGGAAAAAGACCAAGAAAGactcagggttcatacgttttgaaaaaacctggaaaagttatggaatttaaaaaatgcaaattccaggcctggaaaggttttggaaacataaaaagacccagaaagttttggaaaagtcatggaatttttttttaacacaacataatatgtgattaataaatgaatTTCACGTCATCCtaacctcaacgttctattcggggctcgatattacaaatcccactatgaaccacataaattgccattgttaaacctctgagggtaaactctAACACAGATTGTTActcattttcaggaatacatagtcatggaaatgtgccaaaaagtcatgggaaagtattggttaaaatgcgtatgaaccctgaagACTATTGCTGCATGTTATATacagacacttttttttagggaaatattttttgtaaagttCTTTAAagttacaaacaaacacagttgACCCGAGCTGTTGTAGCTCAAATTAAGAACATCAGTAAAAGCTGGTTAATTCTGCACAGTCACTCACTGCacatttctacttctactctactacatctcagagggaaataatgtcatttttacttcactacatttatttgactttagttactaattaaaataattaagatttttgcacacaaaaagcGAAGagcttataaaatataaaactttgttataaattaaactaccaaacagtttatacaagtacagctgaaatgattggtGGATTGACAGAAAAcgaattggcaactattttgatattgttttaagtatattttatGCAAAATGAAGGTGTCACTTTAGGCTCTGTGTAGTTGTGACGACATTTCTCACTATTTTCTAAATTTTTACAAACCAATCAGTCAATTAATGGAGAAAATCATCAGCAGATTAATTCATGATAacaataatcattagttgctgTCCGACACAAATCCTACTTTCACATTAATGCATGAGTAATCTAATGATAACAGTAAACAAtcacaggggacatttttctgcattgagtacttttacattAAATACTGTAAGTACATTGCATTGTAATGTTTGCAGggcttattttttattttcctaaCATTAGCTGTATAGAAATAGCATTGCTCCACTTTCTGCATCCTGTCCTGAGCATGTGTAACAGGCTGAGCGAGACTTAAGCTGAACTGCAtctcagacacattttaaatgtgcagCTGTTGCTTCTTTCTCACAAATACATCTCTGAGGCTCTTTGCAGGATTTATCAAACCAACACTTCAGGTCTGGAGCTCTGCCTTTCTCCCCCATCCTcacacagtcctctccatcaggaTCTTCTCCTGTCCAGTTgtctggctctggctctggctctgtCTCTCCGGAGGACCAAAAAGTCAAACTGAGATATTGGGATCAGAAAGAACTCGTTCAATAAACTGATTACTGTTATATTGGAAATTGACAAAATTGTTTACAACAGTCAAACCTCGTGTCCAGTGGCGAGCCGTCGGCCCACAGCCATGTGCCCTCTGTCTCTGAGTCCGTCAGTCCGATCCAGAACTTGTCCTCATCTTCGTTCATTTTTTCTCTCAGTTTTAGCTCCAGGAATGTCTTAAAAGGAAAAGTTGATGAAATCACTTTTCTGTGCTGAGAGACCATGTTAACTAATGTGTAAACATATgatgtgataaaacatgaagctgcagcagtgtgGCATACCTGCTCCTCTCTGCTGTCTATCTTAACCAGATCTCCATGTTGTTCTTTACATAGATTTCTGCTGAGTTCCCAGGACAATCTGTCGGTGGAGAAATAATCGCACTTCCCTCCGTGAAGCTCCCAGCCTCCTTCACGTTTTTGACATGGCTCATCTTTAAAGAGATCTTTAGCAAAGACTTCAGTCAGGTGCAACAAATCACAGTTTACATTCGTGTGATTCTGAAGCAGCTGTAGTTTAGACGTGAAGAGTTAAATCCGAGAGCAGCTGAGATTATTATTACAGATCTGTCAACTGTTGGAATGAAACTGAACACTGACACATGTTGAAGTGACCTTGTAGTGTTGCAATGCAAGTTAAAGTAGACCTGTGACTTGTAGACTGAGCCTTTTTAGACAGTTTCAAAACCTGACTGGCTTACCTGTGAGATTTCTTTTCATGGCTTCATGCTCGTCCCTCAGTGTCTGGAGACTTTTCTTGTTTTGCAGGTTATCAAAAGCTGAAGAAAACCCAGAAGTACAGGTTCAAATCAGTCGATGCTTGATCATTTTCTTTAGAAGAAAGTCCTTTCAACATTAAGTCAGTGATTAATTGGAAGTTTAACGTGTTGAATTAACAAAATTCTTAGTTAATTTAAATTTTCCACACTGTACTGTATACTCATGGAGGTCACCCCAAAcaccaaaacatgttttattctcCAGTGTAGCTATGTGAGTCCATCAACAAGACAAACTTACACAGACGGCAAATAACAATGGCAGCAGCTGCCAGGAGAGCACTGAGAAGGAACAGGGCGACTCTCTCTgatgtgacctttgaccctccACGTGGCACCGAGTGTTGCTGGGAGGTTGGAGCGTCTGCTGTTCAacagaagagacagagatggaaaacGGATGTGAGAATAGATAGGTAATGATATGTACCTATCTATAAGCACATTTTCTGTATCGCTGTTGCAGTTCTCAAAGAATCAAAGAGCCGTGTAATATGATGTAATAACATAATATTATAAAGTTAAGCAACAACAACATGCCACCAAGAATCCCATTACAGTACTTAAAGAATTTGttcaacattttgtgaaatatgcTTCTCTTATTCTCACTTTATTGCAGAGTTAGAGGGGAAGATTGACACTCGTGTGTGTaaggtaaatatgaagctacagccagcagcctgttagcttagctgagcataaagactggaaacaggtggaaacaaCCGGCCTGCCTCTGTCCAAACTTCACAAAATTCTCCtagcagcacctctaaagctcattaaTTAACAGTGTAATAAACCTCAGTCTCCACACTCGCTGCCTGCACCTCAAGGTGGCAGCAAGACTCCAAAAAGATATGGCTGCCGTTCAAGAATTAGTCGTTTATATACTTTGATAGTTTGGTTTTTGTTccgattaaacaaacaagataattAGTGAGATTTAAACTGAGTTTAAATAAATGATACATTATGTTTCATGCTTCTACAAGTTAgtcattattttacagaaaatcTGACATTTTGAGATTTAAATCTAAAAACGTGAAGTTATTTTTGCTCCATTACGTGGCCGTCCTGTTTCACTTGCGGCACTGAGCAGCAGTTTCCCACATTGCTGTTGGTCTATGGCGGTGCAGAGGGCTGCTGCTGCATGAGACCAACAGGAAACATGGGGCGGCATGCCACTCACAGTTTCCTGTTGGTCACTGTGTCATACCGATAACAAAAATAGTCATGGTCTGTTTCTCATTTTTTCTCTACCTTGGCGTTGTCTCTTCACTCTATTTTACAGTAAATTGACATAACCATtcattgatttatattttgttttaataatctgaatctgtaaagtaactaaagctgtcaaatataaagtgaagtaaaaagtacaacatttctctctgaaTTATTGTGGAGTAGGCCctaagtataaagtagcagaaaagaGCAATACTCAAATAAGGAACTTAAAATTGTACTtcataagtacagtacttagttacattccaccactaggtATTACCTTGTCTGTAGTCCTGTGGATGGCTCATTATACGATCAATGAGGAAACTTTCTCTGTAACAATAAGCACAAAACCAAAATcttttttgaaataatttgtGTAACTGTGGAAGTGAAGTTTtacatgatagatagatagatattgtagatagatagatactgtcgatagatagatggatagatactgtagatagatagatagatagatagatagtgtagatacatagatacatagaaaGCATCAAACAACATATTCAAAACTCACCTCTGACTTCTGCCTGCTCTTTTTAGGCTCCTTAACTTAGATTAACGTCAAAGTTCAGCACACCATCAACACTGAGTGACTGTCAGTGATGACACTTTTCACAGCTTTCTGGTCAAACTTCCTGTTGGACTTAAAGATGTGTAGGAggctttttttcttaaagagtCTAGTTCCCTATACACAAAGAAATAATTGTGTTAGTCTTGCCTGTAGGGTGGGTTCAAGTCGAGTGGGACACGTTAGAATGGTATGGATAGTTACAGTGTAAGTGTTGATAGCCAATCACAACAACTGTTGTTGTGTTATTGTTATGTCTGCTAGACAATAAACAGAGGTGTTGACTGGTGAAATGTTACAGTTGCATTTCATGGTGTTACTTTAAAACCACTTCACTCATCAACTAGTTATGCTCTTTAGcattaaataaatgattaaacaATAATCTAAATTTTAGACTGAATAAGGAAAAGTAGCATATTTAAGAATGTCATATAGGATACAGGACAAAAACATATCTCAAGTATGGCATGTATATTTCTTCTATAGAAGCATCAATGTAAAGACGAGGTGGAGGCCCACTGTCTTTGATTACATGTGAGAGATATGCTTGTCTTTTGATTTTgttataatttaatttatgttatttatttatctttgatTCAGAATAATCAGTCTTTACATGTTTAGTCTGCATATGCTGAAAAAGACTCCAAACACTCATAGTTCAGAATCATGGCTAAAATACTTCACTTGGAGCAATATGGAGCTGTTTAGTTTCAATAAACACAGAATTAGTCAaagattttaacatttttattattgtgcATCTAATAAATCACAGTTTCTAATATATCCAAACATTTTGTAAATGCTTTAAAGTTTAGAATAGTTAATGCATTTTTACAGGTGCTCAAGCACAAATTAATAAAATCAGTAAAAAGCTTTAGGTTAATTCTGCACAATCAGGATTGTTATCTCTTATCTTTTACATGTGATCCTTTCCTTCATAGTTACGCATATTCAAGAAAACATTCAAGAAGCATTTTAATCTTTGCAGGGCTTATTTTTATCATTAGCTGCATTAAAACTCCACTTTCTGCATCCTGTCCTGAGCATGTGTAACAGGCTGAGCGAGACTTAAGCTGAACTGCAtctcagacacattttaaatgtgcagCTGTTGCTTCTTTCTCACAAATACATCTCTGAGGCTCTTTGCAGGATTTATCAAACCAACACTTCAGGTCTGGAGCTCTGCCTTTCTCCCCCATCCTcacacagtcctctccatcaggaTCTTCTCCTGTCCAGTTGTCTGGCTCTggctctgtctttgtctctccgGAGGACCAAAAAGTCAAACTGAGATATTGGGATCAGAAAGAACTGGTTCAATAAAACTGATTACTGTTATATTGGAAATTGACAAAATTGTTTACAACAGTCAAACCTCGTGTCCAGTGGCGAGCCGTCGGCCCACAGCCATGTGCCCTCTGTCTCTGAGTCCGTCAGTCCGATCCAGAACTTGTCCTCATCTTGGTTCATTTTTTCTCTCAGTTTCAGCTCCAGCAATGTCTTAAAAGGAAAAGTTGATGAAATCATCAACATGTGACATCACTTTTCTGTGCTGAGAGACCATGTTTGTTAACTAATGTGTAAACATATgatgtgataaaacatgaagctgcagcagtgtgGCATACCTGCTCCTCTCTGCTGTCTATCTTAACCAGATCTCCATGTTGTTCTTTACATAGATTTCTGCTGAGTTCCCAGGACAATCTGTCGGTGGAGAAATAATAGCACTTCCCTCCGTGAAGCTCCCAGCCTCCTCCACGTTTTTGACATGGCTCTTTAAAGAGATCTTTAGCAAAGACTTCAGTCAGGTGCAACAAATCACAGTTTACATTTGTGTGATTCTGAAGCAGCAGGAGTTTAGACGTGAAAGAGTTTGAATCTGAGACAATCTGTCAATCCATCACTGTTTCTTTTATCATCATCAGAGGATGCAAACATGTAAGAAAGGCAAAAATCCATCAATTACTCATTTTTACATCAGGAGGGTTTGGGCACGTTGGCTGCACCGTGTTGCATGACTTTACTTTAGAGTATTGCTCTGTTATAAAAGAAGAAGATAGAAAGATTTTCCTTTTATCTGGATCAACTCTTATTTGAGAACCTGAACAGAGAACAAAACTCTTTCACGTCCAGTAAGTTGAGTAGAAGCAAAGAGAAATAATTATTAACAGATTATTATTAGGTGTCACCTGTTAGAAATAAATTGGAAAGTGTCATAAATGTGACacattttaaactgaccttgGAGACCTTGTTGACCTGTGAGATTTTTTGCCACAGCATCACGACTTTGGGAAAGTTCCATGTTTTTATGAGCTGatttaacaaaagaaaaaaacatagttCATAGAGCAGGAGTCTGTTCAGAGCAGAATAACTCCAATGAGTGATTATTATAAATACGGGGAGCTCTGGATTGCAGAAAAGACTGAAAATGTGACATTGGTAAATTCcattttctgattttacatcAGTAGTTCTGAAATAGGAAAACATCAATGAAGAAAAACACATCAGACTTGAATTCCTAAGTTCTCCTGAAAGCATCCAGTGCTGTTCTTCAAAGCAACCATCAGATTTTATaatcaaaatgaaatgactTTGAAAAGAAGTGAACAAACTCACAGATCAGGCCAAGAGCGATGACAGCAGCTGCCAGGAGAACACTGACAACTCCTAAGGCCACTCTCTCCGATGGGAACTTCGATCGTCCATTTGACACCGGTTGTTGTTGGGAATCTGCTGAACAGAAATGACAGAGACGTGTGTTTACATGAAAACTTCCTGTAATTGCATATATGTACAAAGACTGcagaagaggaaagagagataTCACAGTCAGAGTGAAAGTTAAAGTTAAATCCATATATTTGGCAGCAATTTAATTTTCCAATCTAaactttcaaatgtgtttttacagtTAACTTTTTCCAAACAAAGGTGAAATTCTAAACCTTCAGAATGAAGATGACGAAGATTTGAGTTcactttgtggtgttttttcatcCAAGTTTTTAATCTAAAAAAAGGTCTGTGCAAATGTATGGCTGATTCACTGGAGTCCTGCAGGTAAAAGATATACTTGATAAACTGAGATTTAAACAGACCAACAGAGCCATTTgaacttgttttagtttttaaattttttgttgttgacattttttaaaactgctgtttttattAGCATTTTTTGAACACAGCATGGTTGATACTTTTGTAGAACAGAAAGGTGAATCTATGAAAAGTTCATTCCAGTGTATCTTGATCTTGTATAATTTGGATATTCACAATGGCCTTTAAAGCTGTGACAACCTGTTAGTGTTGTTCTTAGGAACTTATAGAGACCCTATTTTAGCAAACCACACATCTGACATGTTCACACATTTGTGTTTTCTGGTTTTTTTTTAGCACCACTTTATTTAAGATACATTAATCATCAGCCAGACAGTCTCTGCACAGACATACGGATATGAGTACTCAAATATGATGAAATGAAGCTTGAGACTTTGTAGAAACGATGACTAAAATATTTATTACTATGTGACCTTGCTTCATTGTctgttccttattttttctcCAACGTGATTTTTTTCTCATCTTCCCTTTTCACAGTAAACTACCCGACCCTGTCAGCAAGTCCTCTCTTCATTCAGTGGTATTTCTTTTTCGGTCTTTGCAGTTACACTTTTCCTCAATCaatctggcacatttactgAAACAAACTTACAATTGTTAAAACTCTAAGTACAATCCTCACACCACATGGTACATTCAGCACATCACTCTATATCACACTTTCAGAGTACACCGTCATATGACaagatgtcttttttttttactgtcttgGTCTAAGCAATGATTAAAGAACCTTTTTGTTTTGACAAGGATTTATCATTTACATTTGTAACATGAGATCATTATTTTGACTGAGAATCACATTTTGCAGGTCACTTACCCACTCTGTGATATTGTCCAGTGGTTCACATTGTATATTTACACTGCTAAATAGTATTGATGTCAGCAATACACACACTACTTTCTCATTGTATGAACACACCAGCCAACCACAAATACACAAAGGAAGCTTCTACAGAAACAAAGATATACAACAGCAAAATTAACAGGAACTGCTGTACAATATGTGCAGGAATTAAAGAAAAATGCTGCAAATGCTAGGGCGTAACTTCCACTGGGGACCGGGTGGACATGTCCCCACCACTTTTCAAAATCCTGTTTGCATcaccctagtctatatccttgatgttccatttccgggattgctccgttgccaccgGAAAATCCATTGCGCAGGATTTCACttatttaggccggatatccgttgcctcgGTCTTCTTTTGTGTtgccattttaaactccggtggatttctgaggactatggttaactgctcctcagatctctgcagggtaaatccagacagctagctagaccatctgtccaatctgagttttctgttgcacgactaaaacaacttttaaacgtacacatgttccaccaaaacaagttccttccgagcctattatgcagcggcactgtggcttttctctggtgcttagcaccgcccaagacgattatgattggtttaaagaaatgccattaaaccagagcacgttttcctcccatccccaaatgctgtgtggagtagccagaccctcctctagcgcgctttggaggagggtctggcaaagcgagactagcgtCACCCCCACTTTCAAATTAGTttgattttactttatttataagTCTCGGTGATTGGCCCCTATTTTAagcaataaagaaaataaaacatatttttcttatACATAGTTTAGCAGCTTACTATTCTTTCAGGCATGATTTCATTATGGTCAACTTCATCATTTTCTGGATTTGGTATCAAAATAGTGCCTAGAAATACAATTtatgtagaaatgcaggaaatggaaATCAAATCGAACACATTTTTCTGgcggaggacccccagaccccctgttcTGTGTgaaccccccctccctcccctatttctcaaaccaaagttacacccttatGCAAATGTATCAACCTCTTGGGTCATCCAATCTCCTTCCTGTTTGGCCACAACATTTTATCGACAACACACCTGATATTCTCCCTTGCAATGCAACAAGGGATAAAACGTTAGGCATGACgaagccccccccccaacaaTCTGCTGTGATATCCTCACCTGTCACCTGTTTGTGTT
The Sander lucioperca isolate FBNREF2018 chromosome 14, SLUC_FBN_1.2, whole genome shotgun sequence genome window above contains:
- the LOC116047098 gene encoding hepatic lectin-like, whose amino-acid sequence is MSHPQDYRQADAPTSQQHSVPRGGSKVTSERVALFLLSALLAAAAIVICRLSFDNLQNKKSLQTLRDEHEAMKRNLTDEPCQKREGGWELHGGKCDYFSTDRLSWELSRNLCKEQHGDLVKIDSREEQTFLELKLREKMNEDEDKFWIGLTDSETEGTWLWADGSPLDTSLTFWSSGETEPEPEPDNWTGEDPDGEDCVRMGEKGRAPDLKCWFDKSCKEPQRCICEKEATAAHLKCV
- the LOC116047097 gene encoding C-type lectin domain family 4 member E-like isoform X4, producing the protein MSEAEVLYSDVKFTRERGNTGTASSPAETTYSEVRISKTQPSTGLPADSQQQPVSNGRSKFPSERVALGVVSVLLAAAVIALGLISHKNMELSQSRDAVAKNLTVKSCNTVQPTCPNPPDVKMNLFKEPCQKRGGGWELHGGKCYYFSTDRLSWELSRNLCKEQHGDLVKIDSREEQTLLELKLREKMNQDEDKFWIGLTDSETEGTWLWADGSPLDTSLTFWSSGETKTEPEPDNWTGEDPDGEDCVRMGEKGRAPDLKCWFDKSCKEPQRCICEKEATAAHLKCV
- the LOC116047097 gene encoding C-type lectin domain family 4 member E-like isoform X3; translation: MSEAEVLYSDVKFTRERGNTGTASSPAETTYSEVRISKTQPSTGLPADSQQQPVSNGRSKFPSERVALGVVSVLLAAAVIALGLISHKNMELSQSRDAVAKNLTEQYSKVKSCNTVQPTCPNPPDVKMNLFKEPCQKRGGGWELHGGKCYYFSTDRLSWELSRNLCKEQHGDLVKIDSREEQTLLELKLREKMNQDEDKFWIGLTDSETEGTWLWADGSPLDTSLTFWSSGETKTEPEPDNWTGEDPDGEDCVRMGEKGRAPDLKCWFDKSCKEPQRCICEKEATAAHLKCV
- the LOC116047097 gene encoding C-type lectin domain family 4 member E-like isoform X1 — protein: MSEAEVLYSDVKFTRERGNTGTASSPAETTYSEVRISKTQPSTGLPADSQQQPVSNGRSKFPSERVALGVVSVLLAAAVIALGLISHKNMELSQSRDAVAKNLTGQQGLQEQYSKVKSCNTVQPTCPNPPDVKMNLFKEPCQKRGGGWELHGGKCYYFSTDRLSWELSRNLCKEQHGDLVKIDSREEQTLLELKLREKMNQDEDKFWIGLTDSETEGTWLWADGSPLDTSLTFWSSGETKTEPEPDNWTGEDPDGEDCVRMGEKGRAPDLKCWFDKSCKEPQRCICEKEATAAHLKCV
- the LOC116047097 gene encoding hepatic lectin-like isoform X5, which produces MSEAEVLYSDVKFTRERGNTGTASSPAETTYSEVRISKTQPSTGLPADSQQQPVSNGRSKFPSERVALGVVSVLLAAAVIALGLISHKNMELSQSRDAVAKNLTGQQGLQDLFKEPCQKRGGGWELHGGKCYYFSTDRLSWELSRNLCKEQHGDLVKIDSREEQTLLELKLREKMNQDEDKFWIGLTDSETEGTWLWADGSPLDTSLTFWSSGETKTEPEPDNWTGEDPDGEDCVRMGEKGRAPDLKCWFDKSCKEPQRCICEKEATAAHLKCV
- the LOC116047097 gene encoding hepatic lectin-like isoform X6: MSEAEVLYSDVKFTRERGNTGTASSPAETTYSEVRISKTQPSTGLPADSQQQPVSNGRSKFPSERVALGVVSVLLAAAVIALGLISHKNMELSQSRDAVAKNLTDLFKEPCQKRGGGWELHGGKCYYFSTDRLSWELSRNLCKEQHGDLVKIDSREEQTLLELKLREKMNQDEDKFWIGLTDSETEGTWLWADGSPLDTSLTFWSSGETKTEPEPDNWTGEDPDGEDCVRMGEKGRAPDLKCWFDKSCKEPQRCICEKEATAAHLKCV
- the LOC116047097 gene encoding C-type lectin domain family 4 member E-like isoform X2 yields the protein MSEAEVLYSDVKFTRERGNTGTASSPAETTYSEVRISKTQPSTGLPDSQQQPVSNGRSKFPSERVALGVVSVLLAAAVIALGLISHKNMELSQSRDAVAKNLTGQQGLQEQYSKVKSCNTVQPTCPNPPDVKMNLFKEPCQKRGGGWELHGGKCYYFSTDRLSWELSRNLCKEQHGDLVKIDSREEQTLLELKLREKMNQDEDKFWIGLTDSETEGTWLWADGSPLDTSLTFWSSGETKTEPEPDNWTGEDPDGEDCVRMGEKGRAPDLKCWFDKSCKEPQRCICEKEATAAHLKCV